Proteins co-encoded in one Medicago truncatula cultivar Jemalong A17 chromosome 8, MtrunA17r5.0-ANR, whole genome shotgun sequence genomic window:
- the LOC11436208 gene encoding uncharacterized protein → MSSEFTLESFTVESSDDGVKLHTRLFKPGPGVIDDVKDNNFAIVLVHPYSVLGGSQGLLKGIASSLALHGYTAITFDMRGVGKSTGRPSLTGFAEIKDVVAVSNWVSHSLSLHKILLIGSSAGAPIAGSAVDQIQQVIAYVSIGYPFGITASILFGRHHKAILKSPKPKLFIMGTQDGFTSVKQLKNKLKSAAGRVEIHLIDGVGHFQMEGPAYDAYMVDLILKFIQSL, encoded by the exons ATGTCGTCGGAGTTCACACTAGAGTCGTTCACAGTGGAAAGCAGCGACGATGGAGTGAAGCTCCATACAAGATTGTTCAAGCCTGGCCCAGGTGTAATAGATGATGTCAAAGACAATAACTTTGCAATCGTTCTTGTCCACCCATACTCCGTTTTGGGTGGTTCACAGGGTCTTCTCAAAGGTATCGCTTCTTCTTTGGCTCTTCATGGTTACACCGCCATCACCTTCGATATGAGAGGCGTTGGTAAGTCCACTGGCAGACCTTCTCTCACTGGCTTCGCTGAAATTAAGGATGTTGTCGCTGTCTCCAATTGggtctctcactctctctcccTTCATAAAATTTTACTCATTGGTTCTTCCGCAG GTGCTCCTATAGCAGGCTCTGCTGTTGATCAGATCCAACAAGTAATTGCCTATGTAAGCATAGGTTATCCATTTGGAATCACTGCCTCAATCCTTTTTGGACGACACCACAAAGCCATTCTAAAATCTCCAAAGCCAAAACTCTTCATTATGGGAACTCAGGATGGATTCACAAGTGTAAAGCAGCTCAAAAACAAGCTTAAATCTGCTGCAGGACGCGTTGAAATACATCTGATTGATGGAGTAGGTCATTTCCAAATGGAAGGACCTGCCTATGATGCTTATATGGTGGATCTTATTCTTAAATTTATTCAATCATTGTAA
- the LOC11426906 gene encoding apoptotic chromatin condensation inducer in the nucleus: MAELAPSSSCWRKMKIVEYDQHLINECDVDAAQKLMDLSDEEKSNNNIRGRASKRMRSNRQEEEEEEEEEEKKQQSDDIVMAKIQEIFGKDVEVFPIVKKQRRYRSLVNIYMVTTPINNDTRVSA; this comes from the coding sequence ATGGCTGAATTAGCACCCTCTTCTTCTTGTTGGCGTAAGATGAAGATTGTGGAATATGATCAACACTTGATTAATGAGTGTGATGTGGATGCAGCTCAAAAGCTTATGGATCTTAGTGATGAAGAGAagagcaacaacaacattagaGGAAGAGCAAGCAAGAGGATGCGAAGCAACAggcaagaagaagaagaagaagaagaagaagaagaaaaaaagcaaCAAAGTGATGATATTGTAATGGCCAAGATACAAGAGATTTTTGGGAAAGATGTTGAAGTTTTTCCTATAGTTAAGAAACAAAGGAGATATCGTTCTCTTGTGAATATTTACATGGTTACTACACCTATTAATAATGATACAAGGGTGAGTGCATGA
- the LOC11436748 gene encoding cellulose synthase A catalytic subunit 2 [UDP-forming], producing the protein MHTGGRLIAGSHNRNEFVLINAEENGRIKSVRELSGQICMICGDEIEVTVDGEPFVACNECAFPVCRPCYEYERKEGNQACPQCKTRYKRLKGSPRVEGDEEEDGDDDLDNEFDYDLDDMGQQAHSDSLFSGRLNTGRGSNTNISGANSEHGSPPLNPEIPLLTYGEEDPEISSDRHALIVPPYMNHGNRVHPMPYTDPSIPLQPRPMVPKKDIAVYGYGSVAWKDRMEEWKKRQSDKLQVVKHEGDNNDGSGSFGDDFDDPDLPMMDEGRQPLSRKLPIPSSKINPYRIIIVLRLVILGLFFHYRILHPVNDAYGLWLTSVICEIWFAVSWIMDQFPKWYPITRETYLDRLSLRYEKEGKPSQLASVDVFVSTVDPMKEPPLITANTVLSILAVDYPVDKVACYVSDDGAAMLTFEALSETSEFARKWVPFCKKYNIEPRAPEWYFGQKMDYLKNKVHPAFVRERRAMKRDYEEFKVRINSLVATAQKVPEDGWTMQDGTPWPGNDVRDHPGMIQVFLGHDGVRDVEGNELPRLVYVSREKRPGFDHHKKAGAMNSLVRAAAIITNAPYILNVDCDHYINNSKALREAMCFMMDPQLGKKICYVQFPQRFDGIDRHDRYSNRNVVFFDINMKGLDGLQGPIYVGTGCVFRRYALYGYDAPVKKKPPSKTCNCLPKWCCWCCGSRKKKNLNNKKDKKKKVKHSEASKQIHALENIEAGNEGAIVEKSSNLTQLKMEKRFGQSPVFVASTLLDNGGIPPGVSPASLLKEAIQVISCGYEDKTEWGKEVGWIYGSVTEDILTGFKMHCHGWRSVYCIPKRPAFKGSAPINLSDRLHQVLRWALGSVEIFFSKHCPIWYGYGGGLKLLERFSYINSVVYPWTSLPLIVYCTLPAICLLTGKFIVPEISNYASLVFMALFISIAATGILEMQWGGVGIDDWWRNEQFWVIGGASSHLFALFQGLLKVLAGVDTNFTVTSKAADDGEFSELYVFKWTSLLIPPMTLLIMNIVGVIVGVSDAINNGYDSWGPLFGRLFFALWVIIHLYPFLKGLLGKQDRMPTIVLVWSILLASILTLLWVRVNPFVSRDGPVLEICGLNCEDT; encoded by the exons ATGCATACCGGTGGTAGACTCATTGCTGGTTCTCACAACAGGAACGAGTTTGTTCTCATCAATGCTGAAGAAAATGGAAGG ATTAAGTCGGTTCGCGAACTGAGTGGACAGATATGTATGATCTGTGGAGATGAGATTGAGGTTACTGTGGACGGGGAGCCCTTTGTTGCTTGCAATGAGTGTGCTTTCCCTGTTTGCCGGCCTTGCTACGAGTACGAGCGAAAAGAAGGGAATCAGGCCTGCCCTCAGTGCAAGACTAGATACAAACGCCTCAAAG GTAGTCCAAGGGTCGAAGgtgatgaagaagaggatggcGATGACGATCTAGACAATGAGTTTGATTATGATCTTGATGATATGGGCCAGCAAGCACATTCAGATTCATTGTTTTCCGGCCGCCTTAACACCGGTCGTGGTTCTAATACCAATATATCTGGTGCAAATTCGGAACATGGATCACCTCCTCTCAATCCTGAAATCCCACTCCTGACTTATGGGGAGGAG GATCCTGAGATATCTTCTGATAGACATGCTCTAATTGTTCCACCATATATGAATCATGGAAACCGGGTTCATCCCATGCCTTATACTGATCCATCGATTCCAT TGCAACCAAGACCGATGGTTCCGAAGAAAGACATTGCGGTATATGGATATGGAAGTGTGGCTTGGAAAGACCGAATGGAGGAATGGAAGAAAAGGCAAAGTGACAAACTTCAGGTGGTGAAGCATGAAGGTGATAACAATGATGGAAGTGGAAGTTTCGGAGATGACTTCGATGACCCTGATCTGCCCAT GATGGACGAAGGAAGGCAGCCACTTTCTCGGAAACTACCTATCCCTTCAAGCAAGATAAATCCATACAGGATTATCATAGTTCTTCGTCTTGTTATTCTTGGGCTTTTTTTCCATTATAGAATTCTCCATCCAGTTAATGATGCATATGGCTTGTGGCTGACATCAGTCATATGTGAAATATGGTTTGCTGTATCTTGGATAATGGATCAGTTTCCAAAATGGTACCCAATAACGCGAGAAACGTACCTTGACCGTCTTTCACTGAG GTATGAGAAAGAAGGGAAACCCTCCCAGTTGGCAAGTGTTGATGTCTTTGTCAGTACTGTTGATCCTATGAAAGAACCTCCACTGATCACAGCAAACACTGTTCTATCTATCCTTGCTGTTGACTATCCAGTTGATAAAGTTGCATGCTATGTTTCGGATGATGGTGCTGCTATGCTAACTTTTGAAGCACTTTCTGAGACATCTGAATTTGCTAGGAAGTGGGTTCCGTTTTGCaagaaatataatattgagCCCCGTGCCCCAGAATGGTATTTCGGTCAGAAGATGGACTATCTGAAAAATAAAGTGCATCCCGCGTTTGTTAGGGAAAGAAGAGCAATGAAG AGAGATTATGAAGAATTTAAGGTGAGGATTAATAGTTTGGTGGCAACGGCACAGAAGGTTCCCGAGGATGGATGGACTATGCAGGATGGGACTCCGTGGCCTGGAAATGATGTGAGGGATCATCCTGGCATGATTCAG GTCTTCCTTGGTCATGATGGTGTTCGTGATGTTGAGGGAAATGAGTTACCTCGCTTAGTTTATGTTTCTAGAGAAAAAAGGCCTGGGTTTGATCACCACAAAAAGGCTGGAGCCATGAATTCTCTG GTACGAGCGGCGGCAATTATCACAAACGCACCTTATATTCTGAATGTTGACTGTGATCATTACATCAATAATAGCAAGGCTCTTAGAGAGGCCATGTGTTTTATGATGGACCCTCAACTTGGCAAGAAGATCTGCTATGTACAATTTCCACAAAGATTTGATGGAATTGATAGACATGACAGATACTCCAACAGAAATGTTGTATTTTTTGAT ATAAACATGAAAGGATTGGATGGATTACAAGGTCCAATTTATGTTGGAACTGGATGTGTTTTCAGAAGGTATGCACTCTACGGATATGATGCACCTGTCAAGAAGAAGCCGCCAAGCAAAACCTGCAACTGTTTGCCAAAATGGTGCTGCTGGTGCTGTGGctctagaaagaaaaagaatctCAATAAtaagaaagataaaaagaagAAGGTGAAGCATAGTGAAGCATCAAAGCAAATTCACGCACTTGAAAATATTGAGGCAGGGAATGAAG GAGCCATCGTCGAGAAATCATCCAATTTGACTCAATTGAAAATGGAGAAGAGGTTTGGACAGTCTCCAGTGTTTGTTGCCTCTACACTTCTGGATAATGGTGGAATTCCACCTGGAGTGAGTCCTGCATCGCTGTTAAAAGAAGCCATTCAAGTTATCAGTTGTGGTTATGAAGACAAAACCGAATGGGGAAAAGAG GTTGGATGGATCTATGGTTCTGTGACTGAGGATATCTTGACTGGTTTCAAAATGCATTGCCATGGTTGGCGGTCTGTGTATTGTATCCCTAAGAGGCCTGCATTCAAGGGTTCAGCACCCATCAATCTTTCAGATCGTCTACACCAAGTTCTTCGTTGGGCTCTTGGTTCTGTTGAGATCTTTTTCAGCAAACATTGTCCAATTTGGTACGGCTACGGTGGTGGGTTGAAGTTGTTGGAACGTTTTTCCTACATAAATTCAGTCGTGTATCCTTGGACTTCCCTCCCATTGATTGTCTACTGTACTCTACCGGCCATATGTCTTCTGACCGGAAAATTTATTGTTCCTGAG ATAAGCAACTATGCAAGTCTTGTGTTCATGGCCCTCTTCATATCGATCGCAGCAACTGGTATCCTTGAGATGCAATGGGGTGGTGTTGGAATCGATGATTGGTGGAGGAATGAACAGTTTTGGGTGATTGGAGGTGCTTCATCACATCTTTTTGCCCTTTTCCAAGGTTTGCTCAAGGTTTTAGCTGGTGTCGACACAAACTTCACTGTTACATCAAAAGCAGCCGACGATGGAGAATTCTCGGAGCTCTATGTATTCAAATGGACTTCACTATTAATCCCTCCAATGACGCTATTAATCATGAATATTGTGGGCGTGATTGTTGGTGTCTCCGATGCGATCAATAATGGTTATGACTCATGGGGACCTCTGTTCGGTAGATTATTCTTTGCCCTTTGGGTCATCATACATCTTTATCCATTCCTCAAGGGTTTGCTTGGGAAACAGGATAGGATGCCAACCATTGTTTTGGTTTGGTCAATCTTGCTAGCTTCCATCTTGACTCTCTTGTGGGTTAGAGTTAACCCTTTTGTATCAAGAGATGGTCCTGTCTTAGAAATTTGTGGATTGAATTGTGAGGATACATGA